The Latilactobacillus sakei subsp. sakei DSM 20017 = JCM 1157 genome includes a window with the following:
- a CDS encoding HAD-IIB family hydrolase produces MGVKMIVVDMDGTFLDQNNQYNQARFARVFQALQARQVKFVVASGSQYQRLQNQFDPYRQSLDFISQNGAIVHHGDDLLRVDALADDDLQALLALIAKGFPAGTIVQKTISGLAQTYVPRQASPETLAIIKQYYHAVTLVDHFDQLTGRSVNDQITKVGITFGPDVDYSQAVQQLRGSLPVGLMSQNSGFQTELIGNVGVDKVSCLRQLQTRYQIADDELMTFGDNENDLGMLTMTPWGFAMPNAYESIKKQSANIALADHNHDGILTTIEHYLKEGVIG; encoded by the coding sequence ATGGGTGTTAAAATGATCGTTGTTGATATGGATGGGACTTTTTTGGACCAGAATAATCAATATAATCAGGCGCGGTTTGCGCGAGTTTTTCAGGCGTTACAAGCACGCCAAGTTAAGTTTGTAGTCGCTAGTGGATCGCAATATCAACGGCTGCAAAATCAATTTGATCCGTATCGTCAGTCGTTAGATTTCATTTCTCAAAATGGGGCGATTGTGCATCATGGGGATGATTTACTGCGAGTAGACGCATTGGCTGATGATGATTTACAAGCGTTGTTAGCGTTAATTGCGAAGGGCTTTCCAGCGGGGACAATTGTGCAAAAAACAATTTCTGGGTTGGCCCAAACGTATGTGCCGCGACAGGCTTCACCCGAAACACTAGCAATCATTAAACAGTATTACCATGCGGTGACGTTGGTCGATCATTTTGATCAGTTGACGGGGCGCTCAGTCAACGATCAAATTACTAAAGTCGGGATCACGTTTGGGCCGGATGTTGATTATTCACAGGCGGTTCAGCAGTTACGGGGCTCCTTACCGGTAGGTTTGATGAGTCAGAATTCGGGATTTCAAACGGAGTTGATTGGTAATGTTGGTGTGGATAAGGTGAGCTGTCTACGTCAATTACAGACGCGTTACCAAATTGCCGATGATGAATTGATGACTTTTGGGGATAATGAAAATGATTTGGGGATGCTGACGATGACGCCTTGGGGCTTTGCGATGCCTAATGCCTATGAGTCGATAAAAAAACAATCCGCTAACATTGCGTTAGCGGATCATAATCACGATGGTATCTTGACGACGATTGAGCATTACTTAAAAGAAGGTGTCATCGGATGA
- a CDS encoding TVP38/TMEM64 family protein encodes MTAHQQKRLILAVSIILLALIVLLIGWRHQRTVIAFLAQWQDYRQYVLDIRHLGPYAFLVFGLVMVVMTVIPGAPTSAVAMLVGVCLGHWGGFVVNAIGLTLGNLLQVQLLTRVRDRRHKKPDSRVYRALVKMRHPAVGVLIGYAVPMIPTAFVNLAAGDTHLTAKAQSWACLAGSTIVAFIYAFAGDLLILKQDWKSLLILLTIAVVIGLAEYGIRMRRDAVVRGTD; translated from the coding sequence ATGACGGCGCACCAACAAAAGCGGCTGATACTGGCGGTAAGTATCATCTTACTAGCGCTGATTGTTTTATTGATTGGTTGGCGCCATCAGAGGACGGTCATTGCTTTTTTAGCGCAGTGGCAGGATTATCGGCAATATGTGTTGGATATTCGTCATCTGGGACCGTATGCGTTCTTGGTGTTTGGCTTAGTGATGGTCGTGATGACAGTGATTCCTGGCGCGCCGACGTCAGCAGTCGCGATGCTTGTCGGGGTTTGCCTAGGGCATTGGGGCGGCTTTGTCGTTAATGCGATTGGTTTAACGCTCGGGAATTTACTGCAAGTGCAGTTATTGACCAGAGTGCGGGATCGCCGCCACAAAAAGCCGGATTCACGCGTTTATCGTGCGCTAGTTAAAATGCGGCATCCGGCAGTGGGCGTCTTGATTGGTTATGCAGTACCAATGATCCCGACTGCTTTTGTGAATCTAGCCGCCGGTGATACGCATTTAACGGCTAAAGCACAAAGCTGGGCTTGTTTAGCCGGTTCGACGATCGTTGCTTTTATTTACGCTTTTGCTGGAGATCTATTAATCTTGAAACAAGATTGGAAGAGTCTCCTCATTCTGTTGACGATTGCGGTTGTAATTGGCTTGGCGGAATACGGGATTCGTATGCGGCGCGATGCTGTGGTGCGAGGGACCGACTAG
- a CDS encoding quinone oxidoreductase family protein codes for MKAAVVTDFKQDPKFDNQFPTPIPNPDEVLINVIASSLSNRARSGAAGSHYTSTDQLPMIPGVDGIGTLPTGEQVYFASEGTFAEQVAVKKGHWVTVPDGLDAIKLAGMMNPALSSWMALNYRANFSTGQKVMIPGATGNAGMMAVQIAKRLGASEIIAVARNTEQLKTLTALGATQLVDLSAEPAQRNAQLAKAGSDVDIVLDYLWGDVAANAMTAIIPHRQNAEQLLQWVEIGSSAGQTAPIPGAAFRAVALRLIGSGQGSVAPINMMKSLNAILTAEKEQPFTFTTRTLPLSDVEAGWHLPGNERLVFTI; via the coding sequence ATGAAAGCAGCAGTCGTAACAGATTTTAAACAAGATCCTAAATTTGATAACCAATTTCCAACACCAATTCCTAACCCAGATGAAGTCCTCATTAACGTGATTGCCTCATCCCTTTCCAATCGGGCGCGCTCCGGTGCAGCCGGCAGCCACTACACATCGACGGACCAACTACCAATGATTCCCGGTGTCGATGGCATTGGTACTTTACCAACCGGTGAACAAGTTTATTTCGCCAGCGAAGGTACTTTTGCTGAACAAGTCGCCGTCAAAAAAGGCCACTGGGTAACAGTTCCCGATGGCCTTGATGCGATTAAATTAGCGGGCATGATGAATCCCGCCCTTTCTTCTTGGATGGCACTAAACTACCGTGCCAATTTTAGTACCGGTCAAAAAGTCATGATTCCGGGCGCTACCGGTAACGCCGGTATGATGGCCGTTCAGATTGCCAAACGCTTAGGCGCTTCAGAAATTATCGCCGTCGCCCGCAATACAGAGCAGCTCAAGACACTGACTGCCTTAGGCGCTACACAACTGGTCGATCTCTCTGCAGAACCCGCACAACGCAATGCTCAACTCGCTAAAGCCGGCAGTGACGTTGATATCGTCCTTGATTATCTTTGGGGCGACGTTGCCGCAAACGCCATGACCGCCATCATCCCCCACCGTCAAAATGCCGAACAACTTTTGCAATGGGTTGAAATCGGCTCATCTGCCGGCCAAACCGCACCCATTCCAGGCGCTGCCTTCCGCGCCGTTGCTTTGCGCTTAATCGGCTCTGGTCAGGGTTCAGTTGCGCCTATCAATATGATGAAATCATTGAACGCCATTTTAACCGCTGAAAAAGAACAACCTTTTACTTTTACAACTCGGACACTGCCATTATCAGATGTTGAAGCTGGCTGGCACCTCCCTGGCAATGAACGCCTCGTTTTCACTATCTAG
- a CDS encoding MarR family winged helix-turn-helix transcriptional regulator: protein MSKLAKFQEMIAKLHAENDQDPERDWLLQHLQANKTPEMMAQAKKLTHSELAILTQLAQAGEAIPFKQLQAQSELSQGMLSRYIQRLAKNRLVEKFHTPENQKAVVLRITARGQEIGELHQQLHQRQRQNYEAVLANYSEAEVETIAQFIEQMIAARENL, encoded by the coding sequence ATGTCTAAATTAGCAAAGTTCCAAGAAATGATCGCCAAATTACATGCTGAAAATGATCAAGATCCTGAGCGGGATTGGTTATTACAGCATTTACAGGCCAATAAAACGCCGGAGATGATGGCCCAAGCCAAGAAACTAACGCATTCAGAATTGGCAATTTTGACGCAACTGGCACAGGCGGGCGAAGCAATTCCCTTCAAGCAGCTACAGGCGCAATCTGAATTGTCGCAAGGAATGTTATCGCGCTATATTCAGCGCCTCGCTAAGAATCGGTTGGTTGAAAAATTTCACACGCCGGAAAATCAAAAAGCCGTCGTACTGAGAATTACGGCTCGCGGGCAAGAAATCGGCGAGCTTCACCAACAATTACATCAACGGCAACGCCAAAACTATGAAGCGGTTTTAGCCAACTACTCCGAAGCCGAAGTTGAGACTATTGCGCAATTTATCGAACAGATGATAGCGGCGCGCGAAAATCTTTAA
- a CDS encoding LytTR family DNA-binding domain-containing protein → MHFIFKWGSNYSPETVVIQGHSKHQELIESALKSLQFDQTIQVRNRQNERQQKISLDTVEAFTSMGHLSKVYTVDGSIYYYGSTLKQMAAFNQMGFSRINNTTVLNLNQIVNFKASKNAKLSVFTQSGKEYVVSRHYAQQIKERLN, encoded by the coding sequence ATGCATTTTATTTTTAAATGGGGGTCCAATTATTCACCGGAGACAGTAGTGATTCAGGGGCATTCAAAGCACCAAGAATTAATAGAATCTGCCCTTAAATCACTGCAATTTGATCAAACAATTCAAGTTAGAAATAGGCAGAACGAACGGCAGCAAAAAATTTCTTTAGATACTGTTGAAGCTTTTACGTCAATGGGACATCTTTCTAAGGTCTACACAGTCGATGGTTCAATTTATTATTATGGCAGTACCTTAAAGCAGATGGCGGCATTCAACCAAATGGGCTTTTCAAGGATAAATAATACAACTGTTCTTAATCTCAATCAGATTGTGAACTTTAAGGCCAGTAAGAATGCAAAATTAAGTGTGTTTACACAATCGGGTAAGGAGTATGTTGTCAGTCGGCACTATGCACAACAGATAAAGGAGCGTTTAAATTGA
- a CDS encoding MFS transporter, giving the protein MNKKNTLLVTLALLLSNMMAGLDGTIINTALPAIISDLHGIQYMGWIVAVFLLGMAVATPLWSKLGEHIGNRRAYQLATLLFAVSSIFQAVSGNIVFFLIARTVMGIGAGGMNTLPFIIYADLYQDLRKRAQVIGYATASYSAASIVGPLIGGWIVDTFSWHWVFYINVPIALVSILCVRYFFKEQPKTHLSGSVDYLGAGIMITSLVTLLTGIQMIGTGSLTLIIGLIVAGLILLVVLYRVEDRAADPIVPNRLFKNPQLVTDFILFVVLWGAFIAFNIYIPMWAQGLLGLSALLGGMTQIPGAVTNLIGSLAGPAVQPRLGKHRVVTLGTVAFLIAFSGMLMMGDRAPFWFLLLMGAFEGFGLGMSFNVLQISVQEDAETRDVPIATSFAYLLRILSQTFMSSIYGVILNHALTQGIAKSHGQITMAMMNKLSNLQRVHELPAHLLPAMRAIMYQGLHNIMLIATVLLVVVLAFNLWLQGKAKKENVKID; this is encoded by the coding sequence GTGAATAAGAAGAATACACTTTTAGTAACACTGGCATTATTATTATCAAATATGATGGCGGGGCTTGATGGGACAATCATCAATACGGCCTTGCCAGCAATCATTAGTGATTTGCACGGGATTCAATATATGGGCTGGATTGTGGCGGTCTTCTTGTTGGGGATGGCGGTGGCCACGCCCTTATGGAGTAAGTTGGGTGAACACATCGGCAATCGGCGGGCCTACCAATTGGCAACGTTACTGTTTGCGGTCAGTTCGATTTTTCAGGCAGTTTCTGGGAATATCGTTTTTTTCTTGATTGCTAGAACCGTCATGGGGATTGGCGCTGGTGGGATGAACACCTTGCCATTCATCATTTATGCTGATTTATACCAAGATTTGCGCAAGCGGGCGCAAGTTATCGGGTACGCGACCGCGAGTTATAGCGCGGCTTCGATTGTCGGGCCACTGATTGGTGGGTGGATTGTTGATACCTTTAGTTGGCACTGGGTCTTTTACATCAACGTGCCAATCGCATTGGTATCCATTCTCTGCGTGCGTTATTTCTTCAAAGAACAACCTAAGACACATCTAAGTGGCAGCGTCGATTACTTGGGCGCCGGCATTATGATTACCAGTTTGGTGACGTTATTGACTGGGATTCAAATGATTGGGACTGGTTCATTGACGCTGATAATTGGGTTAATCGTCGCAGGTTTGATCTTGCTAGTTGTATTATACCGAGTGGAAGATCGCGCGGCCGATCCAATCGTACCGAACCGGTTGTTTAAAAATCCGCAATTGGTGACTGATTTTATCTTATTCGTCGTTTTATGGGGCGCATTTATCGCGTTTAACATCTATATTCCAATGTGGGCGCAAGGGTTATTAGGCTTGAGTGCGTTACTCGGCGGGATGACGCAAATTCCAGGCGCGGTCACCAACTTGATTGGTTCGCTGGCTGGGCCGGCAGTTCAACCGCGCTTAGGGAAACACCGCGTGGTGACCTTGGGGACGGTCGCTTTTTTAATCGCCTTTAGTGGGATGTTAATGATGGGCGATCGGGCACCATTTTGGTTTTTATTATTGATGGGCGCTTTTGAAGGGTTCGGACTTGGGATGAGCTTTAACGTCTTGCAAATTAGTGTCCAAGAAGATGCTGAGACGCGCGATGTGCCTATTGCGACCTCTTTTGCCTATCTCTTACGGATTCTGAGTCAAACGTTCATGTCGTCAATTTACGGCGTGATTTTGAACCATGCTTTAACGCAAGGGATTGCCAAATCACACGGTCAAATCACGATGGCGATGATGAACAAGTTGAGCAACCTCCAACGCGTGCACGAATTGCCAGCGCACCTCTTACCGGCAATGCGCGCGATTATGTACCAAGGTTTACACAATATTATGTTGATTGCGACAGTGCTCTTGGTGGTCGTACTCGCCTTTAATCTGTGGTTACAAGGAAAAGCGAAAAAAGAAAATGTTAAAATAGACTAA
- a CDS encoding HTH domain-containing protein yields MMRSYMILKALFNTKDYLPITFFMEQLEVSKRTVQSEFAYLKKVSDKHGYLIHIAYGKGYFIEVIDKVAFTQFLDSLTPDDIVTSGE; encoded by the coding sequence ATGATGAGATCGTATATGATTCTAAAAGCATTGTTTAATACTAAGGATTATTTACCGATTACATTTTTCATGGAACAGTTGGAAGTGTCTAAGCGGACTGTTCAAAGCGAATTTGCATATTTAAAAAAAGTAAGTGATAAACACGGGTATTTAATTCACATTGCTTATGGAAAAGGATATTTTATTGAAGTTATTGATAAAGTAGCCTTTACACAATTTTTAGATAGTTTAACCCCAGATGATATTGTAACAAGTGGCGAATAA